A segment of the Lelliottia amnigena genome:
CGCTCAATCCGCCAAAAGACGAGGCGCTGGTTAACAGCTATCAACTCTTCTTTGGGGCCATCAACGAGCAGGCGGAAGGGCTGGTGAAAACCAACTCGATTGACAGTTTTTTTGCCGTGCCGGCTCAGGCCTTCCAGACCGATTTTAACGATAACTTCGCCCGCTATCAGCTCGCCAGCGAGGCGCGCGCAGGCGTGGGCCGACAGTCGTTAATGGACCGGTTATCAAACCTCCAGTCGCTGTTCCTGCTCGCCCCCGTGGTGTTGCTTATGATTGCGATCCTGGTGTGGTTTGGGATGTCGCGCTGGGTCATTACCCCGCTGCGTAAGCTTATTGCGCATATCGACAGGCTGGCCGCAGGCGATCTGTCGGGAATGCCTCCGGGCGTAAAATGCTTTAACCGTGAGATAGGGCAGCTTAACGCCAGTATCACCACCATGCAAAATGGCTTACAGCAGCTGGTGACGGAAGTCAGCGACGCAACGCTGTCGATGGTCGAGAATATTGGCTCGCTGGCCGACGGGAATCAGAAGCTGTATCAGCAGTCTGCGCGCCAGGCGCAAGAGCTTAATGACGTCACCGCGCACATCGCCGCGCTGGAAACGCACGTTGAGGGCAATTCCGGCTACGCGAAGCTGGCGAGCAGCCGCGCGAACGAAGCGCGACAGACGGCAGCGGGTGGGGATGTGATGATGTCTACGGTGAATGCGTCAATGCAGGCGATTGTCGAACGATCGTCGGAGATGCGTGGGATCGTCACCCTCATCGATAGCGTCGCGTTCCAGACCAACATCTTGGCACTTAATGCGGCGATCGAAGCCGCGCATGCGGGCAACGAAGGCCGTGGGTTTGCCGTGGTGGCGCGGGAAGTGGGACTGCTGGCAAGAAAGAGCAGCCATTCTACACAGACCATCCAGGCGCTGATCAATCACTCGTTGCACGGCATCGAAGAGGGGTCAAAGGCGGTGGTTAGACTCGAAAACAATCTGCAGCAGGTCACCGGGCTGGTCGCCAATTTAAGCAGTTTGCTGGAGGATATTTCGGCGGCGACGCTGAGTCAGGGGGA
Coding sequences within it:
- the tsr_5 gene encoding methyl-accepting chemotaxis sensory transducer, with the protein product MKAFVIFVSWFCHLRFVDSHASNVLLQKNIMNLTQIFRQSTKRRIPRQFGLLAGIFCIIGLFSALQLSSSILLTASLRDAQRNEQQNQLTQQQQSKLDLARVSLLAASDLLNRSGVYFMQDKETGSDGSWHSLMDEAQKALSASQQAWNAWLALNPPKDEALVNSYQLFFGAINEQAEGLVKTNSIDSFFAVPAQAFQTDFNDNFARYQLASEARAGVGRQSLMDRLSNLQSLFLLAPVVLLMIAILVWFGMSRWVITPLRKLIAHIDRLAAGDLSGMPPGVKCFNREIGQLNASITTMQNGLQQLVTEVSDATLSMVENIGSLADGNQKLYQQSARQAQELNDVTAHIAALETHVEGNSGYAKLASSRANEARQTAAGGDVMMSTVNASMQAIVERSSEMRGIVTLIDSVAFQTNILALNAAIEAAHAGNEGRGFAVVAREVGLLARKSSHSTQTIQALINHSLHGIEEGSKAVVRLENNLQQVTGLVANLSSLLEDISAATLSQGESIHQMTRQLQALNQVSRQTDALVTTASESSRRLHDESYLLMQAVSRFRLPA